The following are from one region of the Mesorhizobium sp. B2-8-5 genome:
- a CDS encoding LysR family transcriptional regulator gives MDRLDAMSLFVTTVEAGSLSAAARRAGVPLPTVSRKLSELEKHLGTRLLNRSTRRLTLTDPGQSYLIACRRILDEVSEAERSAAGEYLNPTGELAITAPVVFGRLHVLPVITGFLAVYPQVDVRLTLSDRITQLAEEHIDLAVRISELPDSAMVAIRVGSIRRIVCASPAYLALHGTPEKPSELAGRNCVTFEGLSAPATWTFGTGKTEIVVPVRSRLQVNTAEAALDAAIAGLGLTRVLSYQADAAVRAGALRVVLEPFEPPPWPVSLVHAGQGRLPVKLRAFLDFAAPRLKERLARSL, from the coding sequence ATGGATCGCCTCGACGCCATGTCGCTGTTCGTCACCACGGTTGAGGCCGGCAGCCTATCCGCTGCGGCACGCCGCGCCGGCGTGCCGCTGCCGACCGTCAGCCGCAAGCTCTCCGAACTGGAGAAGCACTTAGGGACGCGCCTGCTCAACCGCTCGACGCGGCGGCTGACGCTGACCGATCCCGGCCAGTCCTATCTCATCGCATGCCGACGCATTCTCGACGAGGTGAGCGAGGCCGAGCGCTCTGCCGCCGGCGAATACCTCAACCCAACCGGTGAGTTGGCCATCACCGCGCCGGTCGTCTTCGGCCGCTTGCATGTGCTGCCGGTAATCACCGGCTTTCTAGCCGTCTATCCGCAAGTGGATGTCCGCCTGACCTTGTCGGACCGGATCACCCAACTGGCCGAGGAGCATATCGATCTGGCGGTGCGCATCAGCGAGCTGCCGGATTCCGCCATGGTTGCAATCCGCGTCGGCTCGATCCGCCGTATCGTCTGCGCAAGCCCCGCCTATCTCGCCCTACATGGCACGCCGGAGAAACCATCTGAGCTCGCGGGCCGCAACTGCGTCACCTTCGAAGGTCTCTCCGCGCCCGCGACCTGGACTTTCGGCACGGGCAAGACGGAGATCGTGGTGCCGGTGCGCTCGCGTCTGCAGGTCAACACCGCGGAAGCAGCCCTCGATGCCGCGATTGCAGGCTTGGGCTTGACCAGGGTTCTGTCCTACCAGGCCGACGCTGCCGTGCGCGCCGGCGCGCTGCGGGTGGTGCTGGAGCCGTTCGAGCCGCCGCCCTGGCCGGTCAGCCTCGTTCATGCCGGCCAGGGCCGGCTGCCGGTGAAGCTGCGCGCCTTCCTCGATTTCGCCGCGCCGCGCCTGAAGGAGCGGCTGGCTAGGTCACTCTAG
- a CDS encoding pyridoxamine 5'-phosphate oxidase family protein codes for MNEFTSDVAFTPTVKAIQSRKGSRDSYARVEQRGGWRATITADLAAFIEAQTSVFLATANAEGQPYIQHRGGPAGFLKVLDEHRIGFADFSGNRQFITQGNLEDNDQAFLFLIDYMLRQRIKIWGRAGVVENDPELTARLMPPDYKARPEQAILFTITAWDANCPQHIPQRFEAADVAAALAERDRRIARLEQEIARLRENAAAKV; via the coding sequence ATGAATGAATTCACCAGCGACGTCGCCTTCACGCCGACCGTCAAGGCCATCCAGTCCCGCAAGGGGTCGCGCGACTCCTATGCGCGCGTCGAGCAGCGCGGCGGCTGGCGGGCGACGATCACTGCCGACCTCGCCGCCTTCATCGAAGCGCAGACCAGCGTGTTCCTGGCGACGGCAAACGCCGAAGGTCAGCCCTACATCCAGCATCGCGGCGGGCCTGCCGGCTTCCTCAAGGTGCTCGACGAGCACAGGATCGGCTTTGCCGATTTTTCCGGCAACCGGCAGTTCATCACCCAGGGCAATCTCGAGGACAACGACCAGGCTTTCCTGTTCCTGATCGACTACATGCTCAGGCAGCGCATCAAGATCTGGGGCAGGGCGGGTGTCGTCGAAAATGACCCGGAGCTGACGGCGAGGCTGATGCCGCCGGATTACAAGGCGCGGCCGGAGCAGGCGATCCTGTTCACGATCACGGCCTGGGATGCCAATTGCCCGCAGCACATCCCGCAGCGCTTCGAGGCGGCGGATGTCGCGGCGGCGCTGGCCGAGCGCGACCGGCGCATCGCACGCCTGGAGCAGGAGATTGCGCGCCTGCGCGAGAATGCGGCGGCTAAGGTTTAG
- a CDS encoding YdcF family protein, with the protein MMEARESIGTTGRMPVVHARAAASATSGRLRFALRVCGFIILAALVLFAGGFGWFADKVSHMTTPLNPARADAIIVLTGGQSRLDAAMDLLASGKGERLLISGVHPSATKRQLQAAMGGDKQLFSCCVDIDRAALDTIGNAEESAKWVENHAYGSIIIVTNNYHMPRSLLEMSRLLHGARLEPYPVVNTNLGNGGWLTKPEALRVLLTEYSKYVLSLARGFLPLRAAPESVTLAEASTLAKN; encoded by the coding sequence ATGATGGAAGCGCGGGAGTCGATCGGGACAACTGGACGGATGCCGGTGGTGCATGCCCGCGCCGCTGCTTCCGCCACGTCGGGCCGTTTGAGGTTTGCCCTGCGCGTCTGCGGTTTCATCATTCTCGCCGCGCTGGTGCTTTTTGCCGGCGGCTTCGGCTGGTTCGCCGACAAGGTCAGCCATATGACCACCCCGCTCAACCCGGCCAGGGCCGACGCCATCATCGTGCTCACCGGCGGCCAGTCGCGGCTCGACGCGGCGATGGACCTGCTAGCCTCCGGCAAAGGCGAACGCCTGCTGATCAGCGGCGTCCATCCATCGGCCACCAAGCGCCAGTTGCAGGCGGCAATGGGCGGCGACAAGCAGCTCTTCTCCTGCTGCGTCGATATCGACCGCGCTGCGCTCGACACCATCGGCAATGCCGAGGAAAGCGCCAAATGGGTGGAGAACCACGCCTATGGCAGCATCATCATCGTCACCAACAATTACCACATGCCGCGCAGCCTGCTCGAAATGAGCCGGCTGCTGCATGGCGCGCGCCTCGAGCCCTATCCGGTGGTCAACACCAATCTCGGCAATGGCGGCTGGCTGACCAAGCCGGAAGCACTGCGCGTGCTGCTGACCGAATACAGCAAATATGTGCTGTCGCTGGCGCGCGGCTTCCTGCCGCTCCGCGCGGCGCCCGAGAGCGTCACGCTGGCGGAAGCATCGACTTTGGCGAAGAACTAA
- a CDS encoding cell division protein FtsX, protein MTDFPADHLHDEADAEASVTVRRVQRKTAPIVPAQNIAGRALVLVIAIMTFLSCLTFGAVTLVRDTASVWENQISREATIQIKPADGLDMEAALAQASQIAGEFPGVKGTKIIDREATARLLEPWLGSGLNIDELPVPRLIIVTIDEVSPPDFAAMRAAITPKIPTAALDDHRTWVDRLVAMAHTTVTIGIAVLVLMLSATVLTVVFATRGAMAGNGHIIEVLHFVGAEARFIAREFRWHFLVTGMKGAAAGGALAIAVFIVFSWWSSRNMATPQADQATALFGNFAIGSAGYFGVGLMVLVIGALTAATSHATVVTYLSDIDVRQPDAG, encoded by the coding sequence ATGACTGACTTTCCGGCCGATCACCTGCACGATGAAGCCGACGCCGAGGCGTCGGTGACGGTCCGGCGTGTGCAGCGCAAGACGGCGCCGATCGTGCCGGCGCAGAACATCGCCGGGCGGGCACTGGTGCTGGTCATCGCCATCATGACCTTCCTGTCCTGCCTCACCTTCGGCGCGGTGACGCTGGTGCGCGATACCGCCTCCGTCTGGGAGAACCAGATCTCGCGCGAGGCGACGATCCAGATCAAGCCGGCCGACGGCCTCGACATGGAGGCTGCCCTTGCGCAGGCCTCGCAGATCGCCGGCGAGTTCCCCGGCGTGAAGGGCACCAAGATCATCGACCGCGAGGCGACGGCGCGCCTTCTGGAGCCATGGCTGGGCAGCGGCCTCAACATCGATGAACTGCCGGTGCCGCGCCTTATCATCGTCACCATCGACGAGGTCAGCCCGCCGGACTTTGCCGCCATGCGCGCCGCCATCACACCCAAGATCCCGACCGCCGCGCTCGACGATCATCGTACCTGGGTCGACCGTCTGGTTGCCATGGCGCACACGACGGTGACGATCGGCATCGCCGTGCTGGTGCTGATGCTTTCGGCGACCGTGCTGACGGTGGTGTTCGCCACACGCGGCGCCATGGCCGGCAACGGCCATATCATCGAGGTGCTGCATTTCGTCGGCGCCGAGGCGCGCTTCATCGCGCGCGAATTCCGCTGGCACTTCCTGGTCACCGGCATGAAGGGCGCGGCTGCCGGCGGCGCTCTGGCGATCGCCGTCTTCATCGTCTTTTCCTGGTGGTCGTCGCGCAACATGGCCACGCCCCAGGCCGACCAGGCCACCGCTTTGTTCGGCAATTTCGCCATCGGTTCCGCCGGCTATTTCGGCGTCGGCCTGATGGTGCTGGTGATCGGCGCGCTGACAGCGGCGACCTCGCACGCGACCGTCGTCACCTATCTCAGCGACATCGACGTTCGCCAACCGGATGCGGGCTGA
- the ftsE gene encoding cell division ATP-binding protein FtsE: MIRFENVGLRYGMGPEILRDISLHIPERSFQFLSGPSGAGKTTLLRLLFMSLKPTRGLITIFGKDRSRISRGELPLLRRRIGVVFQDFRLLDHMTTYENVALPLRVRGREEASYRTDVTELLKWVGLGDRMHVLPPVLSGGEKQRAAIARALIEQPEILLADEPTGNVDPPLARRLLRLFIELNRLGTAVVIATHDLGLMEQVDARRMILAGGRLDVYD, encoded by the coding sequence GTGATCCGCTTCGAAAATGTCGGCCTCCGCTATGGCATGGGTCCGGAGATCCTCCGCGACATCTCCCTGCACATTCCGGAGCGCTCCTTTCAGTTCCTGAGCGGCCCCTCGGGTGCCGGCAAGACGACCTTGCTGCGCCTTTTATTCATGTCGCTGAAGCCGACGCGCGGCCTGATCACCATCTTCGGCAAGGACCGCTCGCGCATCTCGCGCGGCGAACTGCCGCTGCTGCGCCGCCGCATCGGCGTGGTGTTCCAGGATTTCCGCCTGCTCGACCACATGACCACCTACGAGAATGTCGCGCTGCCGTTGCGCGTGCGCGGGCGCGAGGAAGCGAGCTATCGTACCGACGTGACCGAGCTTCTGAAATGGGTCGGCCTCGGCGACCGCATGCATGTCCTGCCGCCGGTGCTTTCGGGCGGCGAGAAGCAGCGCGCCGCGATTGCCCGGGCCTTGATCGAGCAGCCGGAGATCCTGCTTGCCGACGAGCCTACCGGCAACGTCGATCCGCCGCTGGCGCGCCGGCTGCTCAGGCTGTTCATCGAGCTCAACCGGCTGGGCACAGCCGTGGTCATCGCCACCCACGACCTCGGCCTGATGGAGCAGGTCGATGCGCGCCGCATGATTCTGGCCGGCGGAAGGCTGGACGTCTATGACTGA
- the hpt gene encoding hypoxanthine phosphoribosyltransferase, which yields MPVVRGKDIEVLFSASAIARRNLELAKEIAGRDYHDLLVISILKGSFVFAADLIRAMHDVGLSPEVEFIFISSYGAGTTSGEVRVLRDIDNEVAGRDVLLIDDILESGKTLSFTRDLMLSRGAKSCAIAVLLDKRMRRQTSLNADYVGFDCPDYFVVGYGMDVAHAFRELPFVGVVKGDA from the coding sequence ATGCCAGTTGTGCGTGGCAAGGACATTGAGGTCCTGTTTTCGGCGTCGGCGATCGCGCGCCGCAATCTCGAACTCGCCAAGGAAATCGCCGGGCGCGACTATCACGACCTGCTGGTGATCTCGATCCTCAAGGGATCGTTCGTCTTCGCCGCCGATCTCATCCGCGCCATGCATGATGTCGGCCTGTCGCCGGAAGTCGAGTTCATCTTCATTTCCAGCTACGGCGCCGGCACCACGAGCGGCGAGGTCAGGGTGCTGCGCGACATCGACAATGAGGTCGCCGGCCGCGATGTGCTGTTGATCGACGACATACTGGAATCCGGCAAGACGCTTTCCTTCACCCGCGACCTGATGCTTTCGCGCGGCGCCAAGAGCTGCGCCATTGCCGTGCTGCTCGACAAGCGCATGCGCCGCCAGACCTCGCTCAACGCCGACTATGTCGGCTTCGACTGCCCGGACTATTTCGTCGTCGGCTACGGCATGGACGTCGCCCATGCCTTCCGCGAACTGCCGTTTGTCGGGGTCGTCAAGGGCGACGCCTGA
- a CDS encoding response regulator has protein sequence MAKLLIVEDDESVRTLAARALERDGHNVTIATDGAQGLDMIRRARGGYDLVVSDIRMPEMDGIEMATAAAREFPTMRIVLMTGYADQRERAEELNGIILDVVQKPFTLAEIRARVGKALSCFA, from the coding sequence ATGGCAAAGCTTCTGATCGTCGAGGACGATGAGTCCGTCCGCACCCTCGCCGCCCGCGCCCTGGAGCGCGACGGCCACAATGTCACCATTGCCACCGACGGTGCGCAGGGCCTGGACATGATCCGGCGGGCCCGTGGCGGCTACGATCTGGTGGTGTCCGACATCCGCATGCCGGAAATGGACGGCATCGAGATGGCCACGGCGGCCGCGAGGGAATTCCCGACGATGAGGATCGTGCTGATGACCGGCTATGCCGATCAGCGCGAGCGCGCCGAGGAACTCAACGGCATCATCCTCGATGTCGTGCAAAAGCCGTTCACGCTTGCCGAGATCCGCGCCCGTGTCGGCAAGGCATTAAGCTGCTTCGCTTGA
- a CDS encoding DMT family transporter: MQNRMVLGILSLCLGVLVFSLQDPLVKAVSSGYPVTEVMAIRAIVALPILIVLVQADVGLKAVLSKRFGMLTLRAFIQFSSYTVYYLAIAALPLADAVALYFMAPLFIMAMAGPYLGERVSWKTLATVLIGLVGVLVMVRPGAGVFDWAALLSLGSAFLYGFSQLMARRIGDTESSTVMAFYQNGAYLSGAVAVAAVFHLAGITHAAHPSIEFLVRPWVWPTMPDFLKMAACGFVASAGMILLSQAYRMAPANRVATFEYTGILWSPLWGFLFFAEVPRETTVLGAALIIGAGLLALSGGRRRRAAPAAGAVSSEAA; the protein is encoded by the coding sequence ATGCAGAACCGGATGGTGCTAGGCATTCTGAGCCTGTGCCTCGGCGTGCTGGTCTTTTCGCTGCAGGATCCGCTGGTGAAGGCGGTGTCGAGCGGCTATCCGGTGACCGAGGTGATGGCGATCCGCGCCATTGTCGCGCTGCCGATCCTGATCGTGCTCGTCCAGGCCGATGTCGGCCTGAAGGCGGTGCTGTCGAAGCGCTTCGGCATGCTGACGCTGCGCGCCTTCATCCAGTTCTCGTCCTACACGGTCTACTATCTGGCGATCGCCGCACTGCCGCTGGCCGACGCGGTGGCGCTCTATTTCATGGCGCCGCTGTTCATCATGGCGATGGCCGGTCCCTATCTCGGCGAGCGCGTCTCCTGGAAGACGCTGGCGACTGTGCTGATCGGCCTGGTCGGCGTGCTGGTGATGGTGCGTCCAGGCGCCGGCGTGTTCGACTGGGCGGCGCTGCTGTCGCTCGGCTCGGCCTTCCTCTACGGCTTTTCGCAGTTGATGGCGCGCCGCATCGGCGACACCGAATCGTCGACTGTGATGGCCTTCTACCAGAACGGCGCGTACCTCAGCGGCGCCGTTGCCGTCGCCGCCGTCTTTCATCTCGCCGGCATCACCCACGCGGCGCATCCGAGCATCGAATTCCTGGTGCGGCCATGGGTGTGGCCGACGATGCCGGATTTCCTCAAGATGGCCGCCTGCGGCTTCGTCGCTTCCGCCGGCATGATCCTGCTGTCGCAGGCCTACCGCATGGCGCCGGCCAACCGCGTCGCCACGTTCGAATACACCGGCATTCTCTGGTCGCCGCTGTGGGGTTTCCTGTTCTTCGCCGAGGTGCCGCGCGAAACGACCGTGCTGGGCGCGGCGCTGATCATCGGCGCCGGCCTGCTTGCGCTCAGCGGCGGGCGTCGGCGAAGGGCCGCGCCGGCGGCCGGCGCGGTCTCAAGCGAAGCAGCTTAA
- a CDS encoding LysR family transcriptional regulator → MKPVLDSDLLRTFVAVAETGNFTRAAEKAGRTQSAVSMQMKKLEDMVGDDLFERGSRGVALTRRGSELISNARRIVSLLDETAASLVAPPLGGLVRIGIPAEYGRSILSRALGEFAKRHPRVEVTVRYAHSDSQVRALAAGELDLAVVFEWEGSSGGEVLMHDPTVWVTSTLHHMHEERPVPIALYSRNGWCRDFAIKSLQQRGLDYRVAYTSDTNGGLTLAVTSGLAIAPISRSNIPDDCRELTVADGFGDIDSSNVVLHRNPLATGEAIDGMENAIREAFMLTRQAPVAAGL, encoded by the coding sequence ATGAAGCCCGTGCTCGACAGCGACCTCCTGCGCACCTTCGTGGCGGTGGCCGAAACCGGCAATTTCACCCGCGCGGCGGAGAAAGCCGGGCGCACGCAATCGGCCGTGTCGATGCAGATGAAGAAGCTGGAGGACATGGTCGGCGACGATCTGTTCGAGCGCGGCTCGCGCGGCGTGGCATTGACGCGCCGCGGCAGCGAATTGATCTCGAACGCGCGGCGGATCGTCTCGCTGCTCGACGAGACGGCCGCCTCGCTGGTGGCGCCGCCGCTCGGCGGGCTGGTGCGCATCGGCATCCCGGCCGAATATGGCCGGTCGATCCTGTCGCGGGCACTCGGCGAATTCGCCAAGCGCCATCCGCGCGTCGAGGTCACGGTGCGCTACGCGCATTCTGATTCGCAGGTAAGGGCGCTCGCGGCGGGCGAGCTCGATCTCGCGGTGGTGTTCGAATGGGAGGGCTCTTCCGGCGGCGAGGTGCTGATGCACGACCCCACGGTGTGGGTGACGTCGACGCTGCACCACATGCATGAGGAAAGGCCGGTGCCGATCGCGCTTTACAGCCGCAACGGCTGGTGCCGCGACTTCGCTATCAAGTCGCTGCAGCAGCGCGGCCTCGACTACCGGGTCGCTTATACGAGCGACACCAATGGCGGCCTGACGCTCGCCGTCACTTCCGGCCTGGCGATCGCGCCGATTTCGCGCAGCAACATCCCGGACGATTGCCGCGAACTGACGGTCGCCGACGGTTTCGGCGACATCGATTCCTCCAATGTTGTCCTGCACCGCAATCCGTTGGCGACCGGCGAGGCGATCGACGGTATGGAGAATGCGATCCGCGAGGCCTTCATGCTGACCCGGCAGGCACCGGTTGCGGCCGGTCTTTGA
- a CDS encoding TIGR02302 family protein: MTERPISSGKRGLAGRLAFSRLATRASMTFERAWPLVLPLLVVASLFFSFSWFGLVPRLPDSARIGLLILFALAAVAALYPLRFFRMPSAAEVDRRIEAANELLHSPVQVQTDRPSGADSIFSQALWREHQKRMAERLSSLGADRPRTGVPDYDRWGLRAVAGLLFVTALAFSFGPFGGRVSDAFVARAGHDAVPPRIDAWVTPPAYTGKAPLFLTADANQAVQTFSVPQGSDVSLRVTGGSGEETLSYADQGGNDRAIEPAAPPGAAKGTAPAAASQTAPKVRQFSGKLNTNGTLTLKSGEGDLGHWAFAVIPDKPPTIRFVGEPKRAVNGAIELNYQIDDDYGAASAKAVFEPSNPPAANAHPLYGAPDMPLTLPRRGGKANAAKTTKDLTEHVWAGTNIKLTLSVTDDAGHTATSETKTMVMPERPFANPLARAVIEQRRLLALDTNAKPRVLDLMDAITLRPEDTFDNMSNYLAIMSARSRLKLSESDDQLRNVVSYLWEIALGIEEGNLSAAERRLRQAQQALQDAIKNGASDQEIEKAMKELREAMNQFLQEFAQRAQQNPNAPQMQQNGRELRQSDIDRMMDQIENLAKSGDRDKAQQLLSELQDMMNNLQAGRQQQGGEQDSELRQQMDKLGDIMRRQQEMMNDTFRLDQMQRGQRGEGGEQQQLGEDGEQGQFDDQQQRPGPGQDRDPLGRPKMSPKDLADALKQLQEGQGQLQSELDQLKKGLEGMGMEPNEGFGEAGKSMGNAEQSLGQGDGDQAVGHQGRALEALRRGAKDMMKQMQAMQGDQGGSEQGGRQQDADRDPLGRPRATNGPDDGTSVKVPDEIDVQRARQILDAIRKRLGNALSPDIERSYLERLLELK; encoded by the coding sequence ATGACCGAACGACCCATTTCCAGCGGCAAACGCGGCCTGGCCGGGCGCTTGGCGTTCAGCCGGTTGGCGACGCGGGCCTCGATGACCTTCGAGCGCGCCTGGCCGCTCGTGCTGCCGCTGCTGGTCGTCGCCAGCCTGTTTTTCAGCTTTTCGTGGTTCGGCCTTGTCCCGCGCCTGCCGGACTCGGCGCGTATCGGTCTTCTGATCCTGTTCGCGCTGGCGGCGGTCGCGGCGCTCTATCCGCTGCGTTTCTTCCGCATGCCCTCGGCCGCCGAGGTCGACAGGCGCATCGAGGCGGCGAACGAATTGCTGCACAGCCCGGTGCAGGTGCAGACCGACCGGCCAAGCGGCGCCGACAGCATCTTCTCGCAGGCGCTGTGGCGCGAGCACCAGAAGCGCATGGCCGAGCGGCTTTCGAGCCTCGGCGCCGACCGGCCGCGCACCGGCGTGCCGGACTATGACCGCTGGGGCCTGCGCGCCGTGGCGGGGCTGCTGTTCGTCACGGCTTTGGCCTTCTCCTTCGGACCCTTTGGCGGCAGGGTCAGCGACGCTTTTGTCGCCCGCGCCGGGCACGACGCCGTGCCGCCGCGCATCGACGCCTGGGTGACGCCGCCCGCCTATACCGGCAAGGCGCCGCTGTTCCTGACCGCCGATGCCAATCAGGCCGTCCAGACCTTTTCCGTTCCGCAAGGCAGCGACGTTTCGCTGCGCGTCACTGGCGGCTCGGGCGAGGAAACGCTGAGCTATGCCGATCAAGGCGGCAATGACCGCGCCATCGAGCCCGCGGCGCCCCCCGGAGCAGCCAAGGGGACCGCGCCCGCCGCCGCCAGCCAGACGGCGCCAAAGGTGCGACAGTTCTCCGGCAAGCTGAACACCAACGGCACGCTGACGCTGAAATCCGGCGAGGGCGATCTCGGCCATTGGGCCTTTGCCGTCATTCCCGACAAGCCGCCGACGATCCGCTTCGTCGGCGAGCCGAAGCGCGCGGTCAACGGCGCCATCGAGCTGAACTACCAGATCGACGACGACTACGGCGCCGCCTCCGCCAAGGCCGTTTTCGAGCCGTCGAACCCGCCGGCCGCCAACGCCCATCCGCTCTACGGCGCGCCCGACATGCCGCTGACGCTGCCGCGCCGCGGCGGCAAGGCGAACGCGGCCAAGACGACCAAGGACCTGACCGAGCATGTCTGGGCCGGCACCAACATCAAGCTGACGCTGAGCGTCACCGACGATGCCGGCCACACCGCGACCAGCGAAACCAAGACAATGGTGATGCCGGAGCGGCCTTTCGCCAATCCGCTCGCCCGCGCGGTGATCGAGCAGCGCCGGCTGCTGGCGCTCGACACCAATGCCAAGCCGCGCGTCCTCGACCTGATGGACGCGATCACGCTGCGTCCCGAGGACACGTTCGACAACATGTCGAACTATCTCGCCATCATGAGCGCGAGGAGCCGGCTGAAGCTCTCCGAGAGCGACGACCAGCTGCGCAACGTCGTGTCCTATCTGTGGGAGATCGCGCTCGGCATCGAGGAAGGCAATCTGTCGGCCGCCGAGCGGCGGCTGCGCCAGGCGCAGCAGGCGTTGCAGGATGCCATCAAGAACGGCGCCAGCGATCAGGAGATCGAGAAGGCGATGAAGGAACTGCGCGAGGCGATGAACCAGTTCCTGCAGGAATTCGCCCAGCGCGCGCAACAGAACCCGAACGCGCCGCAGATGCAGCAGAACGGCCGCGAGCTGCGCCAGAGCGATATCGACCGCATGATGGACCAGATCGAGAATCTGGCCAAATCGGGCGATCGCGACAAGGCCCAGCAGCTTCTCTCCGAGCTGCAGGACATGATGAACAACTTGCAGGCCGGCCGCCAGCAGCAGGGCGGCGAGCAGGACAGCGAGCTGCGGCAGCAGATGGACAAGCTCGGCGACATCATGCGCCGCCAGCAGGAAATGATGAACGACACATTCCGGCTGGACCAGATGCAGCGCGGGCAGCGCGGCGAAGGCGGCGAGCAACAGCAGCTTGGCGAGGACGGCGAACAGGGCCAGTTCGACGACCAGCAGCAGCGGCCCGGCCCCGGCCAGGACCGCGATCCGCTCGGACGTCCGAAAATGTCGCCGAAGGATTTGGCCGATGCGCTGAAGCAGCTGCAGGAGGGCCAGGGCCAGCTGCAGAGCGAGCTCGACCAGCTGAAGAAGGGACTCGAGGGCATGGGCATGGAGCCCAATGAGGGCTTCGGCGAGGCCGGCAAATCGATGGGCAATGCCGAACAATCGCTGGGCCAAGGCGACGGCGACCAGGCCGTCGGCCACCAGGGCCGCGCGCTGGAGGCGCTGCGCCGTGGCGCCAAGGACATGATGAAACAGATGCAGGCCATGCAGGGCGATCAGGGCGGCAGCGAACAGGGCGGCCGCCAGCAGGACGCCGACCGCGATCCGCTGGGGCGGCCGCGCGCCACCAACGGCCCCGATGACGGCACCTCGGTCAAGGTTCCCGACGAGATCGACGTGCAGCGCGCGCGCCAGATCCTCGACGCGATCCGCAAGCGGCTCGGCAATGCGCTCAGCCCCGATATCGAGCGCAGCTATCTCGAGCGGCTGCTGGAGCTGAAGTAA
- a CDS encoding threonine/serine dehydratase, whose translation MLEKKTITRERIAAVEPRIRPYVRHTPVMRVDLADFGRPAFPVDLKLECLQHSGSFKARGAFTNLLERQVPEAGVVAASGGNHGAAVAYAAMKLGHKATIFVPEVSPPAKLARIRGYGAELVVVGARYAEALAASEDFAARTGALQIHAFNQEETLLGQGTLGLEIEADLPEIDTLLVAVGGGGLIGGIAAWFSGRIRIVAIEPEGAPTLYRALEAGQPVDAPAEGIAADSLAPKRVGEMMFPIAEAFVERSILVSDDDIVAAQKALWDRVRIIAEPGGAAAFAAMLSGRYVPAEGERVAILVCGSNTNPANF comes from the coding sequence ATGCTGGAAAAAAAGACGATCACGCGCGAGCGCATCGCCGCTGTCGAACCGCGCATCCGCCCCTATGTCCGCCATACGCCGGTGATGCGCGTCGACCTGGCGGATTTCGGCCGTCCCGCCTTTCCGGTCGATCTCAAGCTCGAATGCCTGCAGCATTCCGGCTCCTTCAAGGCGCGCGGCGCCTTCACCAACCTGCTCGAGCGCCAGGTGCCCGAGGCCGGCGTGGTCGCCGCGTCCGGCGGCAATCATGGCGCCGCCGTCGCTTATGCCGCCATGAAGCTCGGCCACAAGGCGACCATCTTCGTGCCGGAGGTCAGCCCGCCGGCGAAGCTCGCGCGCATTCGCGGCTACGGCGCCGAGTTGGTGGTCGTCGGCGCGCGTTATGCAGAGGCGCTCGCTGCCAGCGAGGATTTTGCGGCCAGGACCGGCGCCCTGCAGATCCATGCCTTCAACCAGGAGGAAACGCTGCTTGGCCAGGGCACGCTCGGCCTGGAGATCGAAGCCGACTTGCCCGAAATCGACACGCTGCTGGTCGCCGTGGGCGGCGGCGGCCTGATCGGCGGCATCGCCGCCTGGTTCTCGGGACGCATCCGCATCGTCGCCATCGAGCCCGAGGGGGCGCCGACGCTTTACCGCGCTTTGGAGGCCGGCCAGCCGGTCGATGCGCCCGCCGAAGGCATTGCCGCCGATTCGCTGGCGCCGAAGCGCGTCGGCGAAATGATGTTCCCGATCGCCGAGGCCTTCGTCGAACGCTCGATCCTGGTCAGCGACGACGACATCGTCGCGGCGCAGAAAGCGCTCTGGGACCGCGTGCGAATCATCGCCGAGCCCGGTGGCGCCGCGGCCTTCGCCGCCATGCTTTCCGGGCGCTATGTGCCGGCGGAGGGCGAGCGCGTGGCGATCCTCGTCTGCGGTTCCAACACGAATCCCGCCAATTTCTGA